The following is a genomic window from Mus pahari chromosome 1, PAHARI_EIJ_v1.1, whole genome shotgun sequence.
CTTTGATTCCCAGTTCACCCATGAACTCTCAATCTGGTTTTCTCAGtgcaaagggattttttttcctttgcctggCCGTAACAGAGGGGTCATGGAAATGACAGCAGCATGGCATTCCATTTTATCAGTGACTGTCATCCAGAAGGAGGATATATGCTCTGGGACCAGGAGACTTAGCCACCTGCAAGCCAAGAAGATATTTTGTGAGAACAAGAGACAAGGCAGGGAATACTTAAAAGCACAGGCCATTTGTTGCTTTTGCTGGATCCTGTTTGTTTACTCCAACATTAGATGCTCAAATGAAACCATCTGACCTTTGACTGTTTGGTCCTCTTGAGAGCCCTCAGTGGGGTTTATGAAGTTACGGGTCCTTTGAAAATTCTGGGCAGATCTCTGGGGCTGAAGCTTGATTGTGAAACAGCAGATAATAGAACTCCTGAATCCCACAGggtacaggcaaaacactgtGAACTGTAGCCCTGGACACACCTGGTCTCTTGGTACAAGCTGTCCTCTATTATGTCGACAATGAAGTCAGTGGCTTCTCCTTTACTAGAACCAAACCAAAGATAAGTGTTTGAATCCTATCATCTCCCTATCCTTAGGGCAGAAGGTATTTTATTCAGACAGGAGGTATTTTGTAAGTGGAGAATGACAAGTACAAATGGCAAAAGagaggaataaaaatgaaaaggggggcATTTGAGCAGCAGAGAATAGTTCAAAAACCTGTtaggcggctggagagatggctcagtgtttaagagcactggctgctcttccagatgttctgagttcaattcccagcaaccacgtggtggctcacaatcatctataataagatccaatgtcctctctggcatgcaggtatacatgtaaATAGAGCACTCAAATATCTAagatatctaaatatataaatctttaaaaacctgTTAGAAATGTCTGTACATGGTTATCACAATGAACTTACTGCCTCCAAAGACTGAGGCAGTAAGTCTTTGAGTGTCTAGGCTTTTGGTGAACCATGGCTAACTCCCATCTGATCTGAACATCTTCCTTTCCTAGTATTTGTACACTAGCTTATTTCATGCTAAAGACTAGAACCAGGGGACATACGTTCATAAATCCACttgtagattatttttatttcactttgagagggtgagtatgtgtgtgtacaaataatCGAATGTGTGGTGCTGCTCTCAAATGCCAGAAAACAGTGTCAGTTCCCTTGGAGCTGAAATCACAGGCCGTTTTTGACCATCCCGTGTAGGTGCTagaatccaactcaggtcttcatgactAAGCTGCAagtatcactgagccatctctctaccccactGCCATGAATTCATTTTTAGTGCATTGATTTATTTGGGTGTTATGGGCATGCCACAGAGTATGTGGACATCAAAGGACAAAACTAGAGGgcctgttctctctttccaccatgtgaatgctaTAATTTAACTTAGATGGTCAGTCCTCGTAGCAAGCACCTTCTTGCTGGCCAACACAAATCCATGTTAAAATTATAACCTATATTCACCAAAAAAATCCTGTTTTAACTCCATCATTAATGGTTTAAAGTGTTATAGATCTTATTTATTGACCTATATAGTGTATGTTTTTAGAGTTTTCCAAGCTATATATGGGAAACGGTTGATAAAATACTGCCCATTAAATGTTTATCTATTTCATGACAGCATAGAAACTCAGCATGAaatcctcctcttctcttttgatGGACCTGTGGATTTAGGCTCCAACCTCTGAGGTAGAGAGAGCTTAATACCATACACTAAAATGCTAGCATCATGTAGACTGGGGACAGACAGTTACAGGAGAGCCAGCATGAAGATTTTATCTCTGGAGTTAGTAAAAACTGATAAAATCTAGGTTGGACAGTAAGATTTTCTTGGAGTGACTTTGGAGAGGTGTATTAATTCCACAGCTGGAGACTGTGCCACTGATGTGATATTTATTATGTCAACAAGCCCCAGCCTGAGAAACTTCCCCTGCtggctcagcaataaagataTCTCACACATATTGCAAAGAAACCAATGGGCAGACATAAATCCATTACAGACAGGCATTCCCAACCTCTCTGTGTGAGGGATAAGTATTGTGTCCATTCTCTACCAAGGGATATTCTTACATGTGTGTCCATGAGGTCAGTTCCGGGCCTTGCATCTGAAAGACTACTAGGTGTTCAGGAGTGAGAACCAAAGGTGGTCCAATAGTTCACCAGAGAAAATAAACCTGAAAATGAGATGCCCTGGTAAAAGAGCAGCCTGAAAAACCATCAGAGCAGCTAGACAAGGTTACATCACTTGGAGTATTGCTACTTCAGTGTCCCTCACACTTGCTATTCCCAGGTCACTCTTGCCAACACATATTGAAATACTCCCCTGTCAATTCAGTGAGATAAATCTATTGATCATGTGCCAAACTCGAGGCCTGCTGACAATGCTTGCAAAAGGGATTACAGAACCTCCTGTCAGCCTTGGGAAGAAAGGCAGCTGCCAAGTTCCAAgctggctcagttcccagcttTGGTCTTGACTCACTTCCTGCAGGAGTAAGCCTGCCTCTCTTAGACACTTGTCTTAGACACTTGCTACTAACCAAAAATGAGTTATGAAATGCATTTCCTATGCATAAGCCTATGCAGATTTCTCTGGAACCCATCTCTGAGAGATGTTTTTACAAGTCAGTTTGTTTGACAAACTGCTTCTAAATAGATATCACATCGGGTAACAATTAATCACTTGCTGTTCAGCTGCCAGTTTCACAATATGTGAAGATGATTATAAGTACAGCCCAATTCACCACCCTCTTTAGGTTCTCCAGAAGATCTATACAAATGTTTAAAACCTTAAGTCACTGCATGACAAACTGGTGGCAATCTTCCTAGTTTAGAAAGAACAGTTTCTTCTCACAGTGTGACCTTAAACTAATCagggaacattttattttatttttttaacactttAACAATGAAGTCTTAGACTATTTCATGGTGGGTAACTTTATAATGCAGTTTAACTAAAACTGAATAATGTTCCTTCTAAACTGATGCTCTACACAGGAACTGCTTGGATGAATGCCTAAATATTCTAATAATGAGAATTATCCTCTAAAGCTGATAGAACAGGGATTGTCTAAAGACTGACTGGGTTGTCTCCAGCTGTGATGGAGAACTCACTGTCATGTCCAGATTCTTAACAACTTCAATGGGTACAAAGGCATTTCTGAGCAGGTTTGGAAAACGGGGTCAGTCTTAAGGTATTGTGCTTAAGCTGCACATTAAAATCTCCAGAAGTGCTTTGAAAAATGCAGACTCTCAGACCCCATCTCAAGTCAATTAGATGGGAGGAGTGCTGACAGGGATTGACATCAATgtattttgtttggcttggtttgtaTTTCCCCAGGGGTTCTAAGAGCAGCCATGGCTGAGAGCCagtaatttcaaagaaaaaaaaaaaattgacaagaTTCCTCTCTAACAAATCCCACTTCTTCCCCCATTTCCTGTTCTCTCCACAGGTGCCCATTAAAAATATACTCTGGCTTAGGAAACACAAAAGCCCATCTCTGGGATGCTTAGCAAATACAATTTTTTGTAACACTGTGTTTGGGAGAGGGCTACATCATCAGGATATAGGTTTTCCATGCTCCAGTCTCTATATGAAGCTCAAAGTCAATTAGGTGCTACAGCCAGAGGTAGTTACCATCTCCCATCTTAACCTGCTTCAACCTTTTTCAGTCTATGGAATGTAACCCTGTAGCAACTAACGACTTCTAGTGCTGCTTAGTGCAAATATTCATACCCCCATCGGCTATAGACTAAACCCTTGTCATTTTGGTACCAAACCTCCTCTTGTACAGCACTCGGATAAATGAGCTAGTCTTTTTTCAATAGTAATAGAAGAGAGGGGAGACCTTCCTGGAGTGGCACTAGAGCCCCACACACTTGCTACAGACAGTAATTCACATCACACACTTCACAGGTCCTGGGTTGATACTATGTATCTTTTTCCAAAGTTCCTTCTCTCACCAAACCAGTAGCTGTTTCAGCATCCATTATTGAGGCTCTTGGGAACTGAGGCCCCAAGCGCATTCCTCATTAACAGCATTCTGAAAAGGTTAATGTGCTGATCCTCAACCCAGGTTCACACCCAAGAGCCTTCTCTGTTCCTGAAACCCTGAAAGTGGTTAGCATTTGAACTGTGCATCTTGTGGATAGAAGTTAATTTTTCTGTGCTATCCTTAAGTAATCCGtttccagtcctggcttctaGGCTGATATGTTGCAAGAATCTCCAGGGAGCAGGTGCTGAGCAGTCAGATGGCAGCTGTTGATCTGTTGAAATTCAGCAATTAGAGGATGCAGGAGAATGCTACGGCACACAGTTTACACTGAGCATTTCTGTCTGGTGGTAAACACTGcttgtgtgtgcgcacacacacacacacacacacacacacacacacacacacacgatgtctGTCCTCATGGACAGGTACATGTGTCCTTGAGAGAATCACATCTTCCAATTTGCCTATCTCTATAGTGATTGATtcctctcatgtagcccaggctggtctcagattccctatgtagcccaggatgatcATGAACTCCTGATCCCTTTTCCTCCATTTCTTGAGTCATGGGCTCACAGGCATGCACTGTCACACTCTGTTGTGCAAGACTTGAACCCGGGGCTAAGTGAGCTGCTGTCTACCAACTGACCTGTTTCCTTTATCCTTTCAATATGGTAGCTGAGGAGTTCGAAAGAAGACAAGAATAACACCTCCTGAAATGTAACCTGAAACTTGTACTGTAAAtccaaagattttaaaatgaaaatctttttggAACATAAAGATCTTACTCAGGAAATGTTAAAATCCTGGATATTGATTTGGGATCATAATATGATCTGAAATCATAGTGAATCCAAGGCTCAGGTTGACAAAACAGTCATTATATCTCAGCTGGGGCCTTTTAAAAAGGTAAAGTGAAAATCTTCATCAACCCCAGGGCCACATTTAAATCCCACCCACAGTGTgggcaaagagagaaaaaaagaaaaaaagaaagaaaaacctgcgacctatttatttttctgaaccCAGAAAAATAGCTGTGTTTTGCTTTTGGGGTAGACCTGATaaatctgcttctctctctcccccaggtTCTTCtactccaaagcccaccccctaacatttcacagaaacacaaaaaccaGACAAATAGCTAGTCAGGAGGGCTGGGTGGGAATTTGCATGTGTTAGCTTAACTCTGGTGCTGGGAATAAGATCTCACTACGACCTTGGGGGCTAAGGGATATGAAGTTCCCCAGCTCAGGCCTGGCAGAGTGACATCAGATGACCACGCTGACGGTCGTGTTCTGGCCATGAGGCACAATCTTGCGGGGCCACGACAGCAGCATCTTGCGCAGCTCCTCTCGGAAGCTGTCGTGCAGCCATGCATAGATGAAGGGGTTGTAGCAGGCAGAGCTCATAGCAAGCCAGTGGCAGAGGAGCTGCACCAGCCCGAAGGCATAGGGGTCGATGGCACGCGGGTCCAGGTCCCGCAGTAGGTTGAAAATGTGCAGCGGCAGCCAGCAGACCGcaaacactaccaccaccaccaccagcagacAGAAGGTGCGGCGGCGACGCGCTCGGTCCCAGTCAGCTTGGCTCTGGGTCACGCTGCCAGGCACCACGCGGTTCCTCAGCTTCACTGACACCCGTACATAAGACAAGAGGATGGCCAGCAGGGGGAGCAAATAGGTGCCCAGCAGCAGCCCCCAGGCGTAGATCTGGCGCTGGCGCTCCTGTGAGCCCCAGAACTCTTCGCAGAGGCGCACGTCGTGGGGCTTGAGCTCCACATGGTAGGTGTGCACCGCGGCCGGCAGCGCCAGCACTGCAGATAGAGCCCAGATGCCCAGCACCGCGTAGGCGCTGAGCCTCAGTGAAATGCGCCGACGTAGCGGGTGCACCAGAACCACATAGCGGTCCAAGGCGATTGTGGTGAGTGTGAACACCGATACGTAGACGGTGACCGGCTGCAGGAAGAAAACCAGATGACACAGGCCTCCACCGAACACCCAGCCGCGAGGTTCAAAGGCATAAGCCAGAGTGAGAGGCACACAGGCGGCACACATGAGCACGTCGGACAAGGCCAGGTTGCCGATGAGGAAGTTGGTCACGTTGTGCAGCCGGCGCACGCGCGCGATCACCAGCACAAGCAGGCAGTTGCCCACCAGACCCACGACCACCACGATGCTGTACAACATCACGATCAACCCCTTCAGCTGGTGCACCAGCTGCAGGCTCTGGAAAGGCGTGACTGCTGCAGCTCGGGGAACCGTCGCAGACAGGTTGCCCTCCGAGGCCTCTGCGCTCTGGTTGGCTGGAGTGGAGCTAGCTGGCAACAGCCCAGAAGGCAAATCGGGGTCTCCGGTGGTCTCAGTGGGCAGTGAGGTCATGGCTACCTGTTCAAAGGTAATCAAAGTTGTCACTTTCCATCTTCTATCAGCCCCTCATGTACCTTTTCCCATCACCCAACTCCTTTCTTGGACACAAGACCCAGAACATCAAACgcaataaatgttgtccttccaGTTCTATAAAAATAAGCCTAACACAGGTGCTTTAAACAACTCCTATTCGTGGATAGCTCTCGCGGTCCCGGGAAGGCAGACCCGGGAGCTGGTCCTACCTGTGAGCAGGCTTGGCTGGCGGGAAAAGGCTCTCAAAGGCGGGAACAGACTGCCTGCTGTTCCTCAGGGGGGTCCTCAGCCAACAATGGACGCTCGGGTTGCTCTCTTCTACTAACGGATTCAGTAGTTCCCAGTGGGCCAGCAGCTTGTGAGGGGTCTGGGAGCTCCTCCCCTCCACCTCTTCCCGACTTCAGCTCTCCCTTCTATGGAAGATGGGGGCGGAGCTTACTGCTCAACTGTGCATAAGAGAAGGGGGGCAGCATGTGTAGTAGGAATAAGcaagaaagggggtggggccaGGAACCTGGGCCCCACGCTCCAGGGGTGATCTCCACTTTGGAAGTGTGCAGTACCCCTGGAGAATCTGTTCCAGAGGGGCGTGTCCCAGGGGATGACAGAGGAGGTGCGGGAAGCGCCAATTTGTGATGCCCACCAGGTGTAGTCTCCAAAGGCACAGAGTCTGAGAGGATTTGGAAATAGGGAAATGTAGATAAACTAGGGAGTGAAAGGAAGTCCTCACAGGACAGCTCCAGATCCTGCAGAGCTCCAACTGCAGCTGACAGAGTCGCTAGAGTTGGGGGTCTAGCAGAGCTTTGTTATGCTGCACCTGCCGCTGGTCAGGGATTTTAGGGCTCTAGCACTCCAGTGTATCCTTTGAGCCTTTTGCAGGAGTGGTGGCCAGAGGTTcctttcaaagggaaaaaatcaGCACCACGGGCAGCTCCCCGGTGACAGCCTAGTGCTGTGTGGGTGCTACGCGAGGGGGCTCGCGACAAGCGAAATTACTGCAGCTCTGTGGATCTGAGGCTTACTCCCTGGACTGCCGGTTCAAAGAAGTGGAGGATGGAGGTTGAAGGGTGACTTTGGCTCCGATATGGATCATCACCAGGGACCGTGCCATCATTTACCTCCCTAGCTCAGAAAAACGCAGCCATCAGGCCAGTTTGTGCTCTATAAATTCACCCCAATATCTGAACCCTGCCACTATTTGCTCATTTCTCTTTGTCGCTACAGCAACCCAAGGCGCCAACCATCCTAA
Proteins encoded in this region:
- the Prlhr gene encoding prolactin-releasing peptide receptor, with the protein product MTSLPTETTGDPDLPSGLLPASSTPANQSAEASEGNLSATVPRAAAVTPFQSLQLVHQLKGLIVMLYSIVVVVGLVGNCLLVLVIARVRRLHNVTNFLIGNLALSDVLMCAACVPLTLAYAFEPRGWVFGGGLCHLVFFLQPVTVYVSVFTLTTIALDRYVVLVHPLRRRISLRLSAYAVLGIWALSAVLALPAAVHTYHVELKPHDVRLCEEFWGSQERQRQIYAWGLLLGTYLLPLLAILLSYVRVSVKLRNRVVPGSVTQSQADWDRARRRRTFCLLVVVVVVFAVCWLPLHIFNLLRDLDPRAIDPYAFGLVQLLCHWLAMSSACYNPFIYAWLHDSFREELRKMLLSWPRKIVPHGQNTTVSVVI